From the Accumulibacter sp. genome, one window contains:
- a CDS encoding DUF4347 domain-containing protein → MATTDSDLTRSSILRQTMAFIDWRVADHPALIAGLGADCEPVWLDATRDGLEQMQASLAGRRDLASIRILAHGRPGALSIGSGELTGKSLASHATELAAIGRALGDDGDVQIYGCEAGKGSVGRAFVRALAEACGVAVSASSKPVGHADLGGTWRLDVGELRTPPLDNPRWHGLLGMTITPVAHSYYLRSAGEWNNLYAFAALRADGSVVTWGAAYAGGDSSAVAAKLDGTIDVTQVFSGGFAFAALRADGSVVTWGSNTNGGNSSTVASKLDGTIDVTQVFSAKSAFAALRADGSVVTWGTASGGNSSAVATKLDGTIDVTQVFSNFAAFAALRADGSVVTWGDSFGGGNSSAVAAKLDGTIDVTQVFSAHDAFAALRADGSVVTWGDSFGGGNSSAVAAKLDGTIDVTVVSTTGGAFAALRADGSVVTWGSNTDGGNSSAVAAKLDGTIDVTQVISAQSAFAALRADGSVVTWGDASRGGNSSAVATQLDGTIYVTQIFSTESAFAALRADGSVVTWGSNTGGGNSSAVAAKLDGTTDVTQVFSHYGTFAALRADGSVVTWGSGGDSSAVAAKLDGTIDVTQVSSTDLAFAALRADGSVVTWGNAGYGGDSSAVASQLHDVVGMANPFTNDVFTSTMTGRIITGTPGNDPALTGGTGDDRIYGFDGNDTLIGGTGDDTLDGGLGADSLTGGDGSDLYHVDHLADSVNETNANPASGGIDQVFSTLAAYTLGAHVENGRILATGAANLAGNNLDNRLHAGSGANLLDGAGGNDTVSYLYGAASGVSVSLAIAGAQATGGSGSDTLIAIENLSGSTWDDTLRGDGNANLLSGAGGNDFLDGGAGNDTLDGGAGNDRLWGGSGADSLVGGDGSDFYYLDDAGDSVSETDANPATGGTDQVFSYLAAYTLATHIENGRILATGAANLTGNALDNLLDAGTGANLLDGAGGNDTVSYLYAVSGSGVSVSLALAGAQATGGSGSDTLAGIENLTGSTYDDTLTGDGNANRLSGAQGNDFLNGGAGNDTLDGGAGNDRLWGGTGADSLIGGDGSDFYYLDDAGDTVSETNANPATGGTDQVLSYLASTTLGAHIENGRILTAGAANLTGNALDNLLDAGTGNNLLDGAGGNDTVSYLYAVSGSGVSVSLALAGAQATGGSGSDTLAGIENLTGSTYDDTLTGDGNANRLTGAQGNDFLNGNAGNDSLDGGAGNDTLWGGTDADSLSGGDGNDLYYVDHAGDSVSESNANPTTGGIDQVFSYLAAYTLGANVDNGRILATGAASLSGNTLANLLYAGAGNNLLDGAGGTDTASYLYGASSGVTASLASGTATGGSGSDTLTGIENLVGSAYADTLSGDGGANLLSGGNGNDTLSGGLGADTFRFDTLPNAATNRDTISDFNVVDDTIELENAIFASLPNGPLAASSFRSGAGFTAAADADDYLIYDSTSGALYYDANGNAGAGPVQIATLAAGLALTNVDFLVT, encoded by the coding sequence ATGGCAACGACCGACTCGGACCTGACCCGCAGCAGCATCCTCAGGCAAACGATGGCTTTCATCGATTGGCGCGTTGCGGATCACCCGGCGCTGATCGCTGGCCTGGGCGCCGATTGCGAGCCGGTGTGGCTCGACGCCACGCGGGACGGGTTGGAGCAGATGCAGGCCTCGCTGGCCGGTCGGCGCGACCTGGCCTCGATCCGCATCCTGGCGCACGGTCGCCCTGGCGCGCTGAGCATTGGTTCCGGGGAACTCACCGGCAAGAGCCTCGCCTCCCATGCCACGGAACTCGCGGCGATCGGCCGGGCGCTCGGCGACGACGGCGATGTGCAGATCTACGGCTGCGAAGCCGGCAAGGGGAGCGTCGGCCGCGCCTTCGTGCGCGCGCTGGCGGAAGCCTGCGGCGTCGCAGTCTCGGCTTCATCAAAACCGGTGGGTCATGCCGACCTCGGGGGAACCTGGCGGCTCGATGTCGGCGAGCTGCGCACCCCGCCGCTCGACAACCCGCGCTGGCACGGGCTGCTCGGCATGACGATCACGCCGGTGGCCCATTCCTACTATCTTCGTAGCGCCGGCGAGTGGAACAACCTCTATGCCTTTGCCGCGCTGCGCGCCGATGGCTCGGTGGTAACCTGGGGGGCGGCCTACGCCGGTGGCGACAGCAGCGCCGTGGCGGCAAAACTCGATGGCACGATCGACGTCACCCAGGTGTTTTCAGGGGGATTTGCCTTCGCCGCGCTGCGCGCCGATGGCTCGGTGGTGACCTGGGGGAGCAATACTAATGGCGGCAACAGCAGCACCGTGGCTTCGAAGCTTGATGGCACGATCGACGTCACGCAGGTGTTTTCGGCGAAATCGGCCTTTGCCGCGTTGCGCGCCGATGGCTCGGTGGTGACCTGGGGGACTGCCAGTGGTGGCAACAGCAGCGCCGTGGCGACAAAACTCGATGGCACGATCGACGTCACGCAGGTGTTTTCAAACTTCGCTGCCTTTGCCGCGTTGCGCGCCGACGGCTCGGTGGTGACCTGGGGGGATTCCTTCGGTGGCGGCAACAGCAGCGCCGTGGCCGCAAAACTCGATGGCACGATCGACGTCACGCAGGTGTTTTCGGCGCACGACGCCTTTGCCGCGCTGCGCGCCGATGGCTCGGTGGTGACCTGGGGGGATTCCTTCGGTGGCGGCAACAGCAGCGCCGTGGCGGCAAAGCTCGATGGTACGATCGATGTGACGGTGGTTTCGACAACAGGCGGTGCCTTTGCCGCGCTGCGTGCCGACGGCTCTGTGGTGACCTGGGGGAGTAATACGGATGGCGGCAACAGCAGCGCCGTGGCGGCAAAACTCGATGGCACGATCGACGTCACGCAGGTGATATCGGCGCAATCGGCTTTTGCCGCGCTGCGCGCCGATGGCTCGGTGGTCACCTGGGGGGATGCCAGCAGGGGCGGCAACAGCAGCGCCGTCGCGACACAACTCGATGGCACGATCTACGTCACGCAGATTTTTTCGACGGAATCGGCCTTTGCCGCGCTGCGCGCCGATGGCTCGGTGGTGACCTGGGGGAGTAATACGGGTGGCGGCAACAGCAGCGCCGTGGCGGCAAAACTCGATGGCACGACCGACGTGACGCAGGTGTTTTCGCATTACGGTACATTTGCCGCGCTGCGCGCCGACGGCTCGGTGGTGACCTGGGGGAGTGGCGGCGACAGCAGCGCCGTGGCGGCAAAGCTCGATGGCACGATCGACGTGACGCAGGTGTCTTCGACGGACCTTGCTTTTGCCGCGCTGCGCGCCGACGGCTCGGTGGTGACTTGGGGGAATGCCGGATATGGTGGTGACAGCAGCGCCGTGGCGAGCCAGTTGCACGACGTGGTGGGCATGGCCAATCCGTTCACCAACGATGTTTTCACGTCCACGATGACCGGAAGGATCATCACTGGCACCCCGGGCAACGATCCCGCTCTCACGGGCGGGACGGGCGACGACCGGATCTACGGCTTCGACGGAAACGACACCCTGATCGGTGGTACCGGCGACGACACCCTCGACGGTGGCCTTGGTGCCGACAGCCTGACCGGTGGCGACGGTTCCGACCTCTACCACGTCGACCACCTTGCCGACAGCGTCAACGAGACCAACGCCAATCCCGCAAGCGGCGGCATCGACCAGGTTTTCAGCACCCTGGCCGCCTATACCCTCGGCGCCCATGTCGAGAACGGCCGCATCCTCGCCACCGGTGCCGCGAACCTCGCCGGCAACAACCTCGACAACCGCCTCCACGCCGGCAGCGGCGCCAACCTCCTCGACGGCGCCGGCGGCAACGACACCGTCAGCTACCTCTACGGCGCCGCCAGCGGGGTCAGCGTCAGCCTCGCCATCGCTGGGGCGCAGGCCACCGGCGGATCGGGCAGCGACACCCTGATCGCCATCGAGAACCTTAGCGGCTCGACCTGGGACGACACCCTGCGCGGCGACGGCAACGCCAATCTCCTCAGCGGCGCCGGTGGCAACGACTTCCTCGATGGCGGTGCCGGCAACGACACCCTCGACGGTGGCGCCGGCAACGACCGCCTCTGGGGCGGCAGCGGTGCCGACAGTCTGGTCGGTGGTGACGGCTCCGACTTCTACTACCTCGACGACGCCGGCGACAGCGTCAGCGAGACCGACGCCAACCCCGCCACCGGTGGCACCGACCAGGTCTTCAGCTACCTCGCCGCCTACACCCTTGCCACGCACATCGAGAACGGCCGCATCCTTGCCACCGGCGCCGCCAACCTCACCGGCAACGCCCTCGACAACCTCCTCGACGCCGGCACCGGCGCCAACCTCCTCGATGGCGCCGGCGGCAACGACACCGTCAGCTACCTCTACGCCGTCAGCGGCAGCGGCGTCAGCGTCAGCCTCGCCCTTGCCGGCGCGCAGGCGACCGGCGGCTCCGGCAGCGACACCCTCGCCGGCATCGAGAACCTCACCGGCTCCACCTACGACGACACCCTCACCGGCGACGGCAACGCCAACCGCCTCAGTGGCGCGCAAGGCAACGACTTCCTCAATGGCGGTGCCGGCAACGACACCCTCGACGGCGGCGCCGGCAACGACCGCCTCTGGGGCGGCACTGGTGCCGACAGCCTGATCGGCGGTGACGGCTCCGACTTCTACTACCTCGACGACGCCGGCGACACCGTCAGCGAGACCAACGCCAACCCGGCAACCGGCGGCACCGACCAGGTCCTCAGCTACCTTGCCAGCACCACCCTCGGCGCCCACATCGAGAACGGCCGCATCCTCACCGCCGGCGCCGCGAACCTCACCGGCAACGCCCTCGACAACCTCCTCGACGCCGGCACCGGCAACAACCTCCTCGACGGCGCCGGCGGCAACGACACCGTCAGCTACCTCTACGCCGTCAGCGGCAGCGGCGTCAGCGTCAGCCTCGCCCTTGCCGGCGCGCAAGCGACCGGCGGCTCCGGCAGCGACACCCTCGCCGGAATCGAGAACCTCACCGGCTCCACCTACGACGACACCCTCACCGGCGATGGCAACGCCAACCGCCTCACCGGCGCCCAGGGCAACGACTTCCTCAATGGCAACGCCGGCAACGACAGTCTCGACGGCGGCGCCGGCAACGACACCCTCTGGGGCGGTACCGATGCCGACAGCCTGAGCGGCGGCGACGGCAACGACCTCTACTATGTCGACCACGCCGGCGACAGCGTCAGCGAAAGCAACGCCAATCCCACCACCGGCGGCATCGACCAGGTCTTCAGCTACCTCGCCGCCTACACCCTCGGCGCGAACGTCGACAACGGCCGCATCCTCGCCACCGGCGCCGCGAGCCTGAGCGGCAACACCCTCGCCAACCTCCTCTACGCCGGCGCCGGCAACAACCTCCTCGACGGCGCCGGCGGCACCGACACCGCCAGCTACCTCTACGGCGCCAGCAGCGGCGTCACCGCCAGCCTCGCCAGCGGCACCGCGACCGGCGGCTCCGGCAGCGACACCCTCACCGGCATCGAGAACCTCGTCGGCTCGGCCTACGCCGACACCCTCAGCGGCGACGGCGGTGCCAACCTCCTCAGCGGAGGCAACGGCAACGACACCCTCAGCGGCGGCCTCGGCGCCGACACCTTCCGCTTCGACACGCTCCCCAATGCCGCGACCAACCGCGACACGATCAGCGACTTCAACGTCGTCGACGACACCATCGAACTCGAGAACGCGATCTTCGCGTCGCTGCCGAACGGCCCGCTGGCCGCCAGCTCGTTCCGCTCCGGCGCCGGCTTCACCGCCGCCGCCGACGCCGACGACTACCTCATCTACGACAGCACCAGCGGCGCGCTCTACTACGACGCGAATGGCAACGCCGGCGCCGGCCCGGTGCAGATCGCCACGCTCGCCGCCGGCCTGGCGCTCACCAATGTCGACTTCCTTGTCACATGA
- a CDS encoding transposase translates to MTNDSTACRLLDRWNVVQHELIPELEARWGALTPKLERVIHILEWVRIEEFTAVSWCGVGRPPFERAWLANAFVAKAVLGLTTTVGLLDRLMNDRFLRRICGFPQYRSLPSEATFSRAFDEFAAGRLGQRVHEALIKEHLGDQLIGHLSRDGTAIEARERPAGKGKGAEKGATKAQPTLLATEESPAATPSTPAPAAPARKRGRPRRGDARPAAKASPIERQRGQSLAQMRQEIPTACDRGTKCNAQGYKNSWTGYKLHLDTADCGVPISALLSSASMHDSLAAIPLSLISAERVTSLYDLMDAAYCSSELRAHSKSLGHFPLIDHNPRRGEKIEFSPAEPLRYNERSAAERSNARLKDEFGGRSIRVKGPSKVMAHLMFGLLALSADQLMRLRR, encoded by the coding sequence ATGACGAACGATAGCACAGCTTGCCGGCTGCTGGACCGGTGGAATGTGGTGCAGCACGAACTGATCCCGGAACTTGAGGCACGCTGGGGCGCGCTGACGCCGAAGTTGGAGCGGGTCATCCACATTCTCGAGTGGGTGCGGATCGAGGAGTTCACGGCGGTGTCGTGGTGTGGTGTTGGCCGTCCGCCGTTTGAGCGGGCGTGGCTGGCGAACGCTTTTGTTGCCAAGGCGGTGCTGGGCTTGACGACGACGGTGGGGCTGCTCGATCGCCTGATGAATGACCGTTTCTTGCGCCGCATCTGTGGTTTCCCGCAGTACCGGAGCTTGCCTTCCGAGGCCACCTTCTCGCGCGCGTTCGACGAGTTTGCCGCAGGGAGGTTGGGCCAACGAGTCCATGAAGCCCTGATCAAGGAGCACCTGGGCGATCAACTGATCGGGCATCTGAGCCGCGATGGGACAGCCATCGAGGCCCGCGAACGCCCCGCCGGGAAAGGCAAAGGCGCAGAGAAAGGGGCCACCAAGGCACAGCCCACCCTGTTGGCGACCGAAGAGAGCCCTGCCGCGACGCCGAGCACGCCGGCACCGGCGGCGCCGGCGAGAAAGCGGGGCCGCCCGCGGCGTGGCGATGCGCGTCCGGCGGCGAAGGCCTCGCCGATCGAGCGCCAGCGCGGGCAAAGCCTGGCGCAAATGCGCCAGGAGATTCCCACTGCGTGCGATCGCGGCACGAAGTGCAATGCGCAGGGCTACAAGAACAGTTGGACCGGCTACAAGCTGCATCTCGACACCGCCGACTGTGGTGTCCCCATCTCTGCGCTCCTTTCCAGCGCCTCGATGCACGACAGCCTCGCCGCCATCCCCCTGTCGTTGATCAGCGCCGAGCGCGTCACCAGCCTCTATGACCTCATGGATGCGGCCTATTGCAGCAGCGAGTTGCGCGCGCACAGCAAGAGCCTCGGGCACTTTCCCCTGATCGACCACAACCCGCGACGCGGTGAGAAGATCGAATTCTCCCCGGCCGAACCGCTCCGCTACAACGAGCGGAGCGCCGCCGAGCGGAGCAACGCTCGCCTCAAGGATGAGTTCGGTGGCCGGAGCATCCGGGTCAAGGGCCCCAGCAAGGTGATGGCCCACCTGATGTTCGGCCTGCTCGCCCTGTCCGCTGACCAATTGATGCGATTACGACGATGA